The genomic region GTATGGAGTGCCTGCTCCAATGCTTCGACGTCAATGCTGATACCCTTGCGCTGCATCTGGTCGGCCATATTGATCACCAGCACGGTGGGCAAATGGAGGTCTTTTACTTGGGTGAAGAGCAACAGATTCTGCTTTAAGTTCTCCACTTCGCACACCACAGCCACCACATCGGGGTAATCTTCTCCCTGCGGATCGCTTAGCACGCTCACTGCCATCTGTTCGTCCATCGAATTGGGGTTAAGACTGTAAGTACCAGGCAAATCGATGATCTCAGCCTTGAGCTGCTGGGTTAAGTTGCAGGAACCAATCTTCTTTTCCACGGTAATGCCAGGGTAATTGCCCACCTTTTGGTTCAATCCGGTCAAAGCGTTGAAGATAGAGGTCTTTCCTACATTAGGATTGCCGATAAGTGCTATTTTGATATTGTTTTTCATCACTGATTGCTGCTTTCTTTTCAGGTATTGATTCCTAATTGCTGTTATCTAACTTCTCTACTTCAATCATCTGCGCCATATCTTTGCGAATGGAGAGATATGAATTGTTCATATTCATATAGATAGGGTCGCCAAAAGCCGCTTTTTGAAGAATTTGCACCTCACTACCTATAAAGCAGCCCAGCTCAATGAGCTTAAGCGGCACCCGCTGGGCATCGATAGCAGTGATAACGCCGCGTTCACCCTTGCTGAGGTCGGCAATAGTAAAGGGCTTAACATTTGTAGGCTCCATAAGACTTCTTTTTATTTAGAATGAATATCAGAGCGCAAAGGTACAACTAAAAGTGGAATACACAAGAAATAACCTTTGTAATTTACTTGAAAAAACGAAGCCCGAACGAACCCCCAACAAACCTACGTTAAATACGCAAGCGCAAAACCTGCAAGGATACTAATAAATTTCAGTAAATTAAAGCGATGTCCCTCAGCATTTTCAAACAAAATAACTGCTGAGATATGCAAGAAAATACCAATAACCACCGCTGAGAGCTCAGTGTGGTAATGTACCAATGAAGGCACAGTGCTGCTCAGGTAAGTGCCCAACGGGGTCATCAAAGCAAATAAAAGTAGAAACAGTGCCGTCTTCCAATGGCTAACACCTGCGTGCACAAAGAAGGTCGTAAGCACTATGGCTATGGGGAGCTTATGGACGAAGATGCCATATACCAAGCTCTCATTATGGCTGTGCGAGAGTGGGAAGCCTTCAAGGAGGGAGTGAATGCTCAGGCTGACGAAGAGTGCAAGGGGAAAGGCTGCTGTGGGGTGCGCCTCATTGTCGGGGTGCCCGTGTTCAGCCCCGTGGGAAAAGAACTCTAAAACGATCTGCAAGAGTACCCCCGCGGTAACGAACAGCCCGATGTAGTGCGTGTCGTGCCCCTCTCCTACCCCACTGCCTAATGCCTCATTGTGTGTATGGTAGACTTCGGGCAGGAGCACAAAGACGGTCAGCGCGAGCAAATAAGCCCCACTGAACGACAACAACAGTTTGATATAACGCTGTCGCTCAGGCTGAAAGAGTATCACAATGCCATAGCCTAACACTACGGCGAGAAAAGGAAGTAAATAATTCATCTTTTTAAATGAGTAGAGAGTAATGAGTAGAGAGTAATGAGTTCGGCGCGTTAGCAATTTACTCTCTACTCATTACTCATTGTTCTCTCTTTTTTAGGTTGTTTTTTGCTGTTTTTGTACTACTTACAAGTAATTTCATAATTTCTACTCCTTCGTTTGCTATGCTGTCAAATTCTTCTGTATTGATATAATTAGTTCTGAAAAGTAGTTCTAACCAATAGAGGGTTTCATTCATTTCTTTTTGTGCTATGGCTAACTTATGAATAAAATCTTCTTTGCTCTCTGAATACTCTGCCTCTCTAATCATTGCCCCTACGGCTGTACCACTTCGCAGTACTTGTTTGGATAGCACAAATTCTCGTTTACTTTCAGTCAAGTACTTATAGAGGTTTACTATTCGTATTGCAAAAAGAAAACTCTTCTCTTTTGTAATATTATTCTTCATTACTCTCTACTCTTTACTCATTAATCATTGTTTTGTAGGTTGCGTGGCGAGCGTGGATGATAGGGTCGAAGCTCTTCCAGAGTTGTTGAATAGGGATATTGTCCTCGAGTTCGGGAGTGATGACGCAGTGCGTAACGCCGTTCTTGGTAAATACGTCGTAATAATAGTCGAAGAGCAGGGCAGGAATGCCTTTGCTCTGGTATTCAGGGGCTACGCCTATGAGGTAGAATTCCACCGTGTCGTGCTTTTTCTTGGCGTTGAGTAGATGCCAAAAGCCAAAAGGGAAAAGACTGCCCTTGGCTTTTTGTAGTGCCTTAGAGAAGGACGGCAATACGATGGCAAAGCATATCAGTTTGCCCTCTTTATCCACTATAAAGCGTATGTACTCAGGGTTGATAAAGGGTACGTATTTCTTCTTAAAGTACTCGCGTTGTCGCTCGCTTACAGGCACATACGATGCAAGCCTTGAATAGGTGTCGTTGTAGAGGTCGAAGAGGGCATCTACGTGCTTGAGCACATCGTCCTTGGTGCGTGTATCGAGCAGACGCACGCCATAGCGCTTTTTGATGGCTTCGGCGGTTTTCTTAAAGATTGCAGGCTTAGCATTTTCTACCAAGAACGACATATCGATGTAGCCCTTCTCCTTGGTAAGCCCAAGTGCTTCTAAATGGGCTTTGTAGTAAGGATAGTTGTACCAAGTTGCCATCGCTCCTATATGGTCATAGCCATCGGTGAGCACGCCTACCTTGTCCATATTAGAGAAGCCCATAGGTCCCTCGATATAGGCGAGGTGGTGTTCACGGGCTTTTTCCTTTACCTTGTCGATCAGTGCGCGGGTAACCTCGAGGTCGTCTACCATATCCAACGAGCCGAAGCGCAGTTTCTTCACGCCTGCCTTGAGGTCGTACTGATTGATGATGGCAGCCACGCGCCCTACGGGTTTGCCGTCCTTATAGGCGAGGTAGAACCACGCTTGGGCATTGTCGAAGGCGGGGTTTTGGGTTTTGTCGAAGACGGCGCGCTCCTCACTGATGAGTGGTGGCACCCAATAGGGGTGGTTTTTGTAGAGTTGCATTGGGAATTTGACGAACCCAGTGAGTTCTTTCTCGGTAACGACTTCTTTAATCAAGATCATTCTTTTTTCTCTTTTTAGGTTTTTTAGCTCCTTTAATCTTTGTAGGCTCTACTTGTTCTTTTAGCTTTTTCTTTATAAAACTGTTGTGATTGTCGATGCGGTACGAGGCACCTATGAGCCCCATATAGCGCGAGGGGGTATCCTTCCAGCCGAAGCCCATTTCAGCGTTGAGTTGTATGGCGTTTTCTAAATCGCCGAGCAACATAGCCCCTCCCATACGAGTGATGGCATCCTTGTAGTAATAACTGCTTACGCCCTGCTGCTCTACGAAGATGCTAAAACGCCCATCGCGTAGGTTGTGGGTAACGGTAGCAATAAAGCTGTACTCGGGGTGCTTCTCCAAGAAGCGGTCGGCAATGCCGTTGAGCACGAACACTACGCGCGGTATGGGTTCTGCTTGCAATATCACAGCTGCTTTGGGCGAGAGCACGGGGATAGTCTCGTAGAAATAACGCTTGTTGGGCAGGAAGTTCAGCCCGAGGTAGCCCGCCACTGAGGGGGTGAGGTTCTTCCAGCGGAAAGAGTTGTTAGCACGCCAGCTGTATATACTCTTTTCTTCGTCTAAAAACTCAGGTTTAAAGATGAGGTAC from Capnocytophaga haemolytica harbors:
- a CDS encoding FeoA family protein is translated as MEPTNVKPFTIADLSKGERGVITAIDAQRVPLKLIELGCFIGSEVQILQKAAFGDPIYMNMNNSYLSIRKDMAQMIEVEKLDNSN
- a CDS encoding ZIP family metal transporter — translated: MNYLLPFLAVVLGYGIVILFQPERQRYIKLLLSFSGAYLLALTVFVLLPEVYHTHNEALGSGVGEGHDTHYIGLFVTAGVLLQIVLEFFSHGAEHGHPDNEAHPTAAFPLALFVSLSIHSLLEGFPLSHSHNESLVYGIFVHKLPIAIVLTTFFVHAGVSHWKTALFLLLFALMTPLGTYLSSTVPSLVHYHTELSAVVIGIFLHISAVILFENAEGHRFNLLKFISILAGFALAYLT
- a CDS encoding four helix bundle protein, with protein sequence MKNNITKEKSFLFAIRIVNLYKYLTESKREFVLSKQVLRSGTAVGAMIREAEYSESKEDFIHKLAIAQKEMNETLYWLELLFRTNYINTEEFDSIANEGVEIMKLLVSSTKTAKNNLKKREQ
- a CDS encoding GNAT family N-acetyltransferase, coding for MILIKEVVTEKELTGFVKFPMQLYKNHPYWVPPLISEERAVFDKTQNPAFDNAQAWFYLAYKDGKPVGRVAAIINQYDLKAGVKKLRFGSLDMVDDLEVTRALIDKVKEKAREHHLAYIEGPMGFSNMDKVGVLTDGYDHIGAMATWYNYPYYKAHLEALGLTKEKGYIDMSFLVENAKPAIFKKTAEAIKKRYGVRLLDTRTKDDVLKHVDALFDLYNDTYSRLASYVPVSERQREYFKKKYVPFINPEYIRFIVDKEGKLICFAIVLPSFSKALQKAKGSLFPFGFWHLLNAKKKHDTVEFYLIGVAPEYQSKGIPALLFDYYYDVFTKNGVTHCVITPELEDNIPIQQLWKSFDPIIHARHATYKTMINE
- a CDS encoding transporter, with the translated sequence MKKLFLLLLISVLPEALQAQYTEIINSNLPGTSQSAYAVGGRVLQFEGGVWFEKNQHKYTDTRMDFTGVNYAVRYGFWREQFEMMLNGTLAYDYTTAPAGNSSHFGFVNNTVGAKYLIFKPEFLDEEKSIYSWRANNSFRWKNLTPSVAGYLGLNFLPNKRYFYETIPVLSPKAAVILQAEPIPRVVFVLNGIADRFLEKHPEYSFIATVTHNLRDGRFSIFVEQQGVSSYYYKDAITRMGGAMLLGDLENAIQLNAEMGFGWKDTPSRYMGLIGASYRIDNHNSFIKKKLKEQVEPTKIKGAKKPKKRKKNDLD